A region of the Apium graveolens cultivar Ventura chromosome 6, ASM990537v1, whole genome shotgun sequence genome:
TtgttctatatttttatttttaaatctgTGTAAACTGAATGCCTTCGGGCTTATTATGTAATGTTCGCCAAGTACATttttttttaagttttatttACTTCTTCGACCTCAAGTTGGACCTTAGTAAATTTTTGAAAAGTACTTCAGCCTCAAGTTGGGCCTTAGTAAATTTTAGAAAAGTTTACTGCTTCGGCCTCAAGCTGGGCCTTGGTAAATTTTTTAAAAGTTTACTGTTTCGGTCTCAATTTGGTCCTTAGTAAATTTTTTAAAAGTTTACTTCTTCAGCCTCAAGTTGGGGCTTAGTAAATTTTTGAAAAGTTTACTGTTTCGGCCTCAAGTTGGGCCTTAGTAAATTTTTGAAAAGTTTACTGTTTCGGCCTCAAGTTGGGCCTTAATAAATTTTTGAAAAGTTTACTTCTTCGGCCTCAAGTTGGGCCTTAGTAAATTTTTGAAAAGTATACTGCTTCGGCCTCAAGTTGGGCCTTAGTAAAATTTTGAATTGGTGTCTAGTTTTAAGGAAAGACGTGTGATGACTTCAGATATTTAATTAATTGGCTAACTTTTTGCCCCCTATATGAAGGTCCACAACTCTGTCTTAAAACATATTATTGTTCGGAAATTCTTAAAACTAGACATTATCATTCAATGCTAAGTAAAACTGGAATAGGAAACATGTAACTTTCATTGAAAAAGTGGAGTTTATACGAAACTATACATGCTTCTCGCTTAGGGAATTCAAAAGTACTGAAGTAAATgacataattaaataatcagaaacGGACAAGAAGGGATTCATGTAAGCTTACTGAAAAATTCCCGGAGTCTAGAGGCATGCCAAGTATTTTTTATAGGCTCTCCTGCCTTGGTTTTAAGCTTGTATGTTTTTGACCTGATTACCTCAGAGAACGAATAGGAACCCTCCCAATTAGGCTGAAGCTTTCCTTGTTTATTAGGCATGGATGTAGCTAATTCCCTCAGTACTAGGTTGCCGATAAAGAAGCTACGCTTTTTTCACGCCTGAGTCATAGTACTGGGCAGCCTGTAGTTGGTACTTCAAATTCCTTTGGTGAGTCGCCTCCCTCTCTTCTTCTATGAGATATGTATTGGCTCATAGGCCGATCTCGTTGCTTTAAATATTAAATACTTCTGTCTGATAGGACTCTAGGCCTACTTCGACCGGGAGAAGGGCATATGTTTCATAAGTTAATCTGAAGGGCGTCTCGCCCGTGGATGATCTTGGTATCGTCCGATAAGCCCATAAAACCCAGGGTAACTCTTCAGCCCATAGACCTTTAGCTTCGTCTAACCTTTTCTTGATGCCATCAAAGATGATTTTGTTTGCAGCCTCAATTGCCCCATTGCCTTTAGGGTTACACATAGAGCTAAACTTTTGTTGAATCCCGAAGTGGTGCAAGAAAGTTCTGAACTTATTTCTAATGAACTGAGTTCCACTGTCCGAGACACATACTTTGGGGATTCCAAACCTCAGGATGACCTATTCTAGCATGAACTTCTTTGCTACTTCTTCGGTTATGGTGGCTATGGGGCGGGCCTCAACCCACTTGGTCATATAGTCGATGGCCACAATACAATTATTCGCCTGCTTAGTGTTGGTTGGCATAATTCCTACGATGTCCACTTCCCACATGATGAAGGGGATGGGACTTAAGACTGAATCCATTTTCTCTGGGGCTGCTTTGAAGTAGGACTGAATAGCTGACATTGCTTGTAATTCTTTGCGTGCTGGTGCGCATCGGCTCTTAGGGTTGGCGAGTAGAAGTCTTGTCGGAGGATCTTAAAGGCCAAAGCCCTTCCGACAAGGTGCTCATCACAGATGCCTTCATGGACCGTCTCTAGAGTTAACCTCTGCTCTTTCGTATCCAGGTATTGGGGAAGAGGGGATGAATCCGACCTTCTATACAGTTTCCCATTTATGGTCGTGTAGCTGGCCGCTCTGTACCTAACTTTATGTGCCTCTTTTTTGCTCAGGGGCAACATCTGCTTCTCCATAAAGGCCAGGATTGGGGTCATCCAAGTTATTACTTGATGAATTTCTATACACTACTTTTTGTCAATCGAAGAAATCTTCACTTCGGAGAGGTAAATCGAACCTGTGAGGCTCTAAGTCTCGGGCGATGCCAGACGAGACAGTGCATCGGCCTTGCTGTTATTTTCCCTAACAATTTGACTTGGCTCAAATGACTGAAAAGACAAAGATAACTCTCGTACTTTGGCAACATAGGCTCGGGTTCCAGGATCTCTCTGTTCATATTCTTCTAAAAAGTGTTTTGTTACCAGGATGGAATCACTAAATACCCTCAGATGCTTTGCTTCCAGATTTTTCGCCAGGTTCATTCCACCTAGAAATGCTTCGTATTCGGCCTCATTATTGGTGAGAGGGAAGGTGAACCGAATAGCCTGGCATATTTCAAATACATCGGGGGAAGACATAATAAGGCCTGCTCCACACTTCGATCCTACCACTGACCCGTCAACGAAGAGTTTCCATTTCCCTGGCTGAAAATCAATTGTTCTTTGGGAGTCAAGTCCTTTTGCCTTGTAAAGGTGTATTCTACCATGAAATTGGCTAGGGCTTGTGCTTTAATGGACGTTTTCGGGATGTACTCCAAGTCGTACTCGCCCAACTCTATCGACCAGGAGACCACCCATCCTGAAGTTTCCGGTCTTGCCAAAATGTTTTTGAGTGGCTGGTCGGTCACGAATTACACTGTTCTCCCTTGAAAATAATGCCAAAGTTTTCAGGTAGCCATGATCAACCCATTTATGAACTTTTCAGCATTGGGGTACCTGGTCTCGACATCTTTAAGCATGTGAGATACGTAGAAAACAGGATGCTGGTTACCTTCACGTTCCTTTACCAGTACTGCCCCCAGGGTTCAGACTAGACATCGAGGTAGAGTCGAAGTGTCTCCTTCGGCTTCGGGTCTGGTCTCATCAACATAGGGGCCTTAGTCAGGTATTCCTTTACTTGCTCAAAAATCGTCTGATATTTGGGTCCCCATTTAAATTTTTTTGAACCTTTCAGCACAGTGAAGAAAGGGAAGGATTTTTCGGCTGATCTTGATATGAAGCGCCGAAGTGCTGCCAATTCGTCCATTAACTTATGAATGTCCCTGATGCACTTAGGGGGCTCCATATCTATTAATGCTTTTATTATTTCTGGGTTAGCCTTTATGCCTCTCTCACTTACCATGTATCCCAGGAACTTCATGCTAGCCACTCCAAATATGCACTTGCTCGGATTAATCTTCATGTTATTTTTCCTCAAAGTTTCAAAATATTCCCGGAGGTCTTCGGTATGGTCACAAAAAAGTGACTTAACAATCACGTCATCCACATAACATTCCATGTTGCGTCCAATTTATTCCCTGAAGACCTTATTGATCAGACGCTGAAAGGTTGCCCCTGCGTTCTTCAGGATGATGGGAATTTTGATGTAAGCATACGTATCCTTTGGTGTGATGAATGTTGTCTTCGGGATATCTGCCATATTCATGGCAATTTGGTGGTAACCAGAAAAGGCGTCAAGAAAGCTGAGGATCTGGTAGCCAGTCGTAGCGTCTATGAGTTGGTCAATGCCCGAAAGGGGGTAGTGATCTTTCGGGCAAGCTTTATTAAGTTCGGTATAGTCTGCACACATCCTCCATTTGTTATTTGCTTTTTTGGCCACAACTATATTAGCAAGCCAATCAGGGTATTCAATCTCTTCAATGAACTTGGCTTTCAAAAGTTTCTAAAACTCGGCTTCAATAACATTCTGTCGCTCAGAGGCGAAGGTTCTCTTCTTTTGCCTCACGGGCTTGGCCTCGGGCTTCACATTAAGGCAATGCTTAGCCGTCTTTGAATCTAGCCCGGACATATCTTCCGGACCCCATACAAAGATGTCATGGTATTGTCTCACCAGTGAGATAATTTTCTCCTTCAGGTCAGGTTCCATATTTTTTCCCTATACGAACATATTTCTCGAACATCCAGCGTAGAGTTTGACCTCTTCCACCTCTGTCATCGGTTTGGCAATTGGGCAAGACAAGTCGGCTCCAAAATTTTCCAGTTCAATGTTTATCAACAATTTATTCCCACTCACTTCGGCCTCCGAACGCTTTCGTTTTCCATTTTGTTATTCCCGATCAATGCAACAATAATTACAgtgggggggttgaatgtaattctggtttctttttctgattttaagaatgttcttacttaatatatatatatataactatgtTTGACTTTGCAGAAGTGCGGAATAAAACTAAAATGGAAATTAAAACACAAAGCagtaaaacacaaggctttaaaactttctggtggatttgaacttatccaccagagatatataaaaaaagatgagaactctatgatgcctgaatagcacacagctgcttacaagtaaacTTACAGAATTACAGGGAGATGATTAACATATAcaactttatctatctctctgaaagTAATGCTTACTTGGTTAAATTATTCTACTTGTTACACctggtttatatactaccaagttacatgataaaaagataaacaagtaaaataaaaattgtttctagtctaatttcatactacttcattactctattcagcatctttaaatatcttcataatttcatggaaatggtaatgcttctttattctctaaatcttgcaattaggctgccacattccatttgcaaacacccgacgcatgtgactgtgttgtcactgtcaactgctcttttgaattattgtcatccgtcgggactatgttggtcatccgtcaggagccttgttgattatctgtcgggagcctttgtagatcatccgtcgagagcctTTCTGttacttgactctatttcacttatacagaattacaagacatcttatatttacaattaacccacctattctgcatatcaatctagtagtcagcATGACTTAAAAAATCCTACATCATCtactaatacattgttgtttaCAGGCATGTGCTATAAGACTTATTAcaacataagctacactctcgatggatgttcagtggtcatccgtcgggactgtaaagttcatccgtcgggactattatagaacatccgtcgagagctacaaaaacacttagttaaatctactaaggtgttttgttcaatttatcatcaagttcataacatattcctaacaatctcccccaatttatgtctactgaaattgtagccataaattaagagaaacttgatgataacaaaatgccataaatgtacagattgaataatggtagataaaactagtaagtgctacagattatatgaaatttgaccaaagtaaagtgtacaaagagttctcacaatcattttcaaggtgctcctctagtctgagcaaatgtgatctatttccttgattgtcttgatttcttcccaaacttcatgttgttttcttctatttgattttggagttgtctgtgaaattcaagttcatcagcatttgatagatctagcttttcttgcatttccaatagagtcacattgcttgagatgctcaattggtcatccagtctgaagaatctcctaacacccttgtcatccatgaattacATCAGCCAGTGAGGCCTCAAGTGCAttctatttcctgtgaagggaattgataaaGTTATTGGGAGTGCATCtgaggcttttctgctccttagttcttctatcttctttagaatcATTCTCTTGGCAGTCATattgaatccaaaatttttcttgaaggatgagaagatctttatcaaaatagaATAGCTTTCTTAAAAaatcctgtgaaggggccatataatctctttcccacccttgtatttgaacatcagtctttcagggagatttctgtgagcatcaattgctcttacttcttctagctcatccatgtagagatttatatatggaaattcctttatgtcacagatatataaaagatctcccttgttgacagttggttgagctttggttaaggttttggttttgagactcacaggcttgaccttcttgattgctcttgtctttgtcttctttaatttgttgaagattggtaaattaagctcaggaagaggcaaactatcccagtctactggctcatccttgggaactataagctcaccatgaaaattcctTGTAGGATCCACCTTAGATTCCTCCtgcaccactgagggcttggatgtttgagttggaGATGTAGACTGGTTGGGAGTGTAATCTTCCATCTTATCATCATTGAAGTCCAATCTTCTTTTGGGAAGGATTTTGTATCTGAActtccttttctgttgaggttccttgtgcattttctgatcctgatcttcagctaccacaggttgtttctcagaaatctcagttgcagaTTTCAaagcttgaagcttggctactatagcagcttgctttTTATTCTGTTTAagtttcttagcatctaaagcagcttgcttcttttcttgcttgattctctccttttcttccttcttagcttctgcaaactgagggtgtccagccaccacacagatttctttcccattcctgtagattttagcaattcttctctttagcactgagtcagttggatctttgaagaatgcaatggaccttgccaacagcttcttttcatctggccttggagtctcaaacataagatccaaaGGATTTATGTCAAATGACTTGGGATAACTTCTTTTGGGCTTGAAGGCcaagttggcttttggagactttatgcatgaagtttggccctTTTCCAAATTACCCAGACTCATTTCATTTGCAGAAATTTGTCTCAgttgagagaagtgagaaaagaccttgtctttcatctcaattggaccaaacttctttactatctcttcatcaattttcttccatttGTCATCCAGTTCCTTCTCAAGTGCTGCAACATcaaatttcttgaatttttaatttgattccaacttagcagctgctatttggatcagatcaatattgtccaagactggtggcttaGGAAAAGTAATTTATGGCACAATTACTTGattgacttgtatgtttagcacattctccccctcacttgttggctCCTCTTGACTAACTGAGATGATTGAgtctttctccctctttttgttagcatcaagttgagtagaggtaaagagttgtgcagccaccaactgttgaagTAAACTGGTTTGAGCTTCCTGATTTTcaagtatcttggccactgaCTTTTTCACATTTGACAGTCTAGattccatggcctcaacctttctgttcaaatcagcttccttccttagcttttgagctatTTCAATCTTAGTGGTTCCTGGAagcctagcatccaaccttgctacaaaatcttgtttgacttcataaatttcttgcttgattgcatccacattttgactttgttggagagcttgaatcttgtgcagcTGTAGAGATTCCAGGTGTACTTTGAGTAACcttttggtgctggcatttgtggaTGTCTGAATTGTTGTTTGGGTGTTATGAATGATCTTGAATaaggtggattggagatgtgaatatgaGCAGTCTTTACTTAGCATCCATGAAGGAatgtctgcatctccccctatgctcatgctatcatcctcatcatcctcaccatcatccccaaataAGTCTTCAGCTAATTCAAAGTCACTACCAGCTGTGGAAGGCATAACAGTTATGGCATCCTTTACCCTTTGCATTGAAGCAGTAGTATGCACCAGGTTCAACATcctctcagcatcctcattgccctgtccagctagagtttgataagctgaaacaggatgagtaaatgtcttaGCATCCAAGGagatagattctatgacaacttgatattcttgctgaaatagtctctccttttctgcatcactgacatccATTGACTCGCTAGCAGTGGTTTCCATCCTTAtatctcatgtacctgcatttctctcattttctctattttcttacatcaggggctccccttggctcaccaccctcacaacctcaccttcacctactaaggtggaactcccctcactcacttttgccaggctggaagaaatagcctgcataatttctctcttttccttttcttttgcctgagagcaactcagcctctcactctgttcactgccttccctcaatcctaagagtgattgtacaaccactagCTCATCTATacttgtaacaatagttgaaaattcagtttgtgtagtgagtaccgacggatgaggaacatccatcggagtagtagttaggatagctgacggatgactgttgttaggcacatccgtcgggatacaatcactagccgacggtcgaacaatatccatcggaatagaagaaatgatagagtttggagtagaaactattatggactccGTGCAGATTtatgataatttaggcacagaagtctcaatagttcctgaaagaattggaaagtgagccaacaaatcatctagaagatgatgcttaCTTGTACTGAGTTTTGATTTCTCTAACAGAGTCAAAGAAGGAGAATTAGGGATTGATatgtgaatcatatccacatccagagaattggtgggagagttttgtgtgtttggtgcttctattgttaaagattttggatgtgactccatatttattggagccacatcaaactgagcttgagaaggtgcagtgattgAGTCTTTAGCTGTAGTTTGCACTGTGAGTGATCCATGTGCATCCCTAAGTTTTCTAGATTTCTTCTtccttgtataagtttggggtgagtctgtgtccctaGCCCTTTTGACacgtgctcctggttgggagcttgtttcaatagtagcatccttttgagaggatgaaactagtgatgtgctaattttcttattaagcatcacagtttgttgggaaactgtggtatggctaggtttgggtacacttacctcaccatccttattcttagggtttcttttatgttcaccatgtccctcaccaatcttacccaccttcacactccccccTTTGCTTTTGGTAGATTTTAAAAATGGCATCTTGTGAGAGACACcggagtgtggtttctttgatttggattttgaaggtttggattttgtggcttgggtaggcatctattggttcattgacacagatgccatagccacagtcaatggCAAAAAAACTTGAGAGGTAGAAAGAGTAGGGACAGaagcatttacctcacttacctgagggccctccatgataggcaaataaacaaggggcacctccttgtggtgatcaactctatttaaatctgcaattattcttctttcttgaacccaacaatccagtttgttggttgggttctcaattacaaggttctcacaaatatggttagcaataatcataaagaatctagcataataaacatttctagatctctttttgatctcccctaacttgtaacctaactcaaacatgatagcatcactaaaattatagtaattatcagatgtagagcatgttgagcatggtagtattgatagaatcaaagttgcttATCTTACCataaaacaccttggtaactacatcacacagaaaactccactctttcctaagacctagcctcctaatctcacttaacttagtggtaggaagtgcatagccaatagaattaagtaagttaactaaatcagcatctgtgtgtggtttagtagtagtgttttcacgaattttaaagcatgcttgaatagtATCACTAGTTAATTCAAAATTCCTTAACTTTAATGGAGAGAGTTATTGTTTTGTCAGTTGCCTGATATatagcagtagtccacatctcctccacaacttcacagtaaattataggtgattccagcatggcatagttaagcttgcatcccttcacaaaatccatcattttgtgataatcttcagaggctggaatttctttgtttacaagagccacaaagttgttcttttcacaAATAAATCTTGTCTaggacatgatcttgactactggtgccattgttaagcAAGAAAAGTTGCAGAAAGAAAGGgggttttgctttgaggaagaagagagcagttaattgcaatagagaaagataaaaactaaaataaactttgttgtgcaagacatgcctgtactttatcaagactaagtcaaattgacaaccctaagtaagttgtattgtaatcttagtttgcatttatacttgtaatatttaaagtctataaaaatataaaagagcatactggagtctttttgtttaaacagtatcaagcctaagaattctatctggaagaagatcgtgcctcagaagaattttgaaaaagcttggagttgaataaatctgtttggataaaaatactccaagtcaaatatctctacaagtcacagatttagtgttatagagaagtcacttgagaactccaaatgacttatcaagaagtcagaaaagcttatagagaactcacagaaagatatcgacaagccaaattgaagacatgaggattggagatatcgacaagtcatttcttcactagaaaactcagagttatcaacaagtcaacattcattagagaactctgagttatcgataagtcaaattccactagagaacgcagagttatcgataagccaaaattcactagagaactctgagttatcgacaagtcaaatttgactagagaactatgagttatcgataagtcaataaatcactagagaactcagagatatcgataagttaaagtaaagatatgaagactagagatctcgacaagccaaattctcttatagaaaactcagagacctcaacaagtcaaattaactatggagtattagagatctcgagaagccaatatacttatcgagatttcaagttctctatagaccaaatgaagatctcgaggtaaaatctcaaagtacaaatttgcagaccagttcaatatccaagattcaaaatcaacaaacaatccaaacatctggattgacaagtctacaaaaagcagcttgaaggatgtgcaagatcaatggtgaagattaactgacaaaggaagatcaaagtaaacccaagatgctaagatatgctaagccagaaatggagATACACTTTTCcaaaaatggaaatgacaagtgacagtttactaaagctaatagcatctcttattgtacactgtataaaccagcatttaactaaattataaagttaacactggtcctttagttagaGGAAACagtttagatagaaaatcttgtaacactctcaagtagaagctaagctctttatcaacaaagagcctagaaattttgtagcaataattcttaattttaatataaaattaagtaagttttgaaaagatctgtgttcttcattattgcatgtttaatttctgcagtaacacatttctctgcaagatttaatttactttgttcaaccataaaaagttcaagaaaagcataaaaacagtaaaacacattcacccccccatgtgttattcatttccgaataagtggtatcagagaaaaatctgaaagtaaacagattcaagatcttggaaaaattaatacatagaaaatcagtagcatcaaaattcctacattTGATAAAGATAACTACACTCtttagaaaaagaaaatgttgctgtttatcaggatggccaaccCACTCTgtattcagattctcaaaaacGGGCCCTTCACTTCTATGGTTAGAGTTAAAGAAACAACAGATGGTtatatggtcattccagctcattatgctccaaaagaccctaCTGAGTACTCtgagcctgaaaaggagaaagtttccctggataatggtttgcaactgatattgatagtcccttgacaatgtgatgtacaacaacattgtcaattatgacactgccaagcaaatctgggaaaatattgaaatactctgtgaaggaactgaggaagttagatctaatcaaagaaggatactgatttcacagtataagggtttcatggccaagccaaagaAAGTATAgctgatgtgtttgaaagattcaataagatgataaatgacttacagctccatgaaaaatactatgaagctgaagtagtgaacttaaagttcttgcttactctccctgatcatttggaacaaaaaatctcagcaatcagggaagggagagacttgagcagaataacactggaagttctatatggaattcttaaaacatgtgaactagaaatgattcaaaggaaatcattgagatctggtcaaggacatgttgtagatggctcaagtgctttaattgtaaatgaaagccaaatatctaatgatgagccaagatttcgaactccagttgcctcacagGATCAAAttattcacaggaacaagtcattctggaattagaagaagatgagttctacactcttgatgaactggatgagctagattaGTCAATgacctatttggctagaaaattctctaacattagagtaaagaagccaagatattTCAAGGGTAAAGTGTGACGTCCCACAAATCTGGGGGTCTGGATTTGACGTCACTAACACAAAACCATTTTTAAAACATTTTCGAAAACCTATATTTTTGAAAAGATAATAAAAATCAAAGAATTTAAAACTTGAAAATTTAAAAAGAatttaaaaaggaaaataatttaAACCCCCTAAAAACAGGATCGCATACAGGTTACAACATTAAAATTAGAATCAACCactattattaaaaaataatatcttTTACAACTTTAAGTCATCTTCGATAAGAAGAATCACGATTACTCTATTTACAAACCTGATTTACAACTAAATCTCAATAAACAACTCTAACTCGAACCTTCTTCAACAATCCCTTGGAT
Encoded here:
- the LOC141664823 gene encoding uncharacterized protein LOC141664823, with protein sequence MEKQMLPLSKKEAHKVRYRAASYTTINGKLYRRSDSSPLPQYLDTKEQRLTLETVHEGICDEHLVGRALAFKILRQDFYSPTLRADAHQHAKNYKQCQLFSPTSKQPQRKWIQS